Proteins from a genomic interval of Asticcacaulis sp. AND118:
- a CDS encoding protein-glutamate O-methyltransferase CheR, translating to MHNKIEDIEIRLFLEAIYLKYHYDFRGYAMASIKRRLLQARDQFGCRSISMLQDMVLHDENMLGTLMSYLTVQVSELFRDPAHFRVIREKVVPHLKTYPSLKIWIAGCSTGEELYSFAILFREEGLEERTLFYATDINQDSLRKAEAGVYDLDRMRLFTENHRLSGGRTSLSDYYTAAYGAATFDKSLRKRVVFSDHSLVTDAVFAETQFVSCRNVLIYFNRELQNRAVNLFADSLSRKGFLGLGSKETLRFTSQSGNFDEFSRDERLYQKREAA from the coding sequence GTGCATAACAAGATCGAGGACATAGAGATCCGCCTCTTCCTGGAAGCGATCTATCTCAAATATCACTATGATTTTCGCGGCTACGCCATGGCCTCGATCAAGCGCCGCCTGTTGCAGGCGCGCGATCAGTTCGGTTGCCGTTCGATCTCCATGCTGCAGGACATGGTCCTGCACGATGAAAATATGCTCGGCACGCTGATGAGCTATCTGACGGTGCAGGTGTCCGAGCTGTTCCGCGACCCGGCCCATTTTCGTGTCATCCGCGAAAAGGTCGTGCCGCATCTGAAGACCTACCCGTCGTTGAAGATATGGATTGCCGGCTGCTCGACAGGGGAAGAGCTTTATTCCTTCGCCATCCTGTTCCGTGAAGAAGGGCTGGAGGAACGCACCCTGTTCTACGCCACCGACATCAATCAGGATTCGTTGCGCAAGGCCGAGGCGGGCGTCTACGACCTTGACCGTATGCGGCTGTTCACCGAGAACCACCGCCTGTCGGGAGGGCGAACGTCCTTGTCGGACTACTACACGGCGGCCTATGGCGCGGCCACGTTCGACAAGTCCCTGCGCAAGCGCGTGGTCTTTTCCGACCATTCGCTGGTCACCGACGCCGTCTTTGCCGAAACGCAGTTCGTGTCCTGCCGCAATGTGCTGATCTATTTCAACCGCGAACTTCAAAACCGGGCTGTGAACCTGTTCGCCGACTCGCTGTCGCGCAAGGGGTTTCTGGGGCTGGGCTCGAAGGAGACGCTGCGTTTCACCAGCCAGAGCGGCAATTTCGACGAATTTTCGCGTGACGAACGCCTGTATCAGAAGCGGGAAGCGGCATGA
- a CDS encoding chemotaxis protein CheB: protein MNKGVNKAIVIGASAGGVEALLNVLPQLPSDHCAVLVVIHLPPNKPSVMAELFAEKCRMRVVEAEDKAPIEPGTIYFAPPDYHVLVEPDFSIALSNEAPVWFSRPSIDVLFETAADVYGANLTGIILTGANEDGAAGLRAVVAQGGRGLIQSPEAAYARLMPETARDLCPQAQIVPLDRIAVELLKVAA from the coding sequence ATGAACAAGGGGGTGAATAAGGCAATAGTGATCGGCGCATCGGCCGGCGGGGTGGAAGCCCTCCTGAACGTCCTGCCGCAACTGCCGTCCGACCACTGCGCCGTGCTGGTGGTCATCCACCTGCCGCCGAACAAGCCCAGCGTCATGGCCGAACTGTTCGCGGAAAAGTGCCGCATGCGCGTCGTCGAAGCCGAAGACAAGGCGCCTATCGAGCCCGGCACCATCTATTTCGCGCCGCCCGACTATCATGTGCTGGTCGAACCGGATTTCAGCATCGCCCTGTCTAATGAAGCGCCGGTGTGGTTCTCGCGACCGTCCATTGACGTCCTCTTCGAAACGGCGGCGGACGTCTATGGCGCGAACCTGACCGGCATCATTCTCACCGGCGCCAATGAAGATGGCGCGGCCGGTCTGCGCGCTGTCGTGGCTCAGGGTGGGCGCGGCCTGATCCAGTCGCCCGAAGCCGCCTACGCGCGTCTGATGCCGGAAACCGCACGCGACCTGTGCCCGCAGGCGCAGATAGTGCCGCTCGACCGTATTGCCGTCGAACTGCTGAAGGTGGCCGCATGA
- a CDS encoding response regulator, which yields MMSAPVPILLVDDLDENLLALEALLRREGLQLLKARSGVEALEILLKQEVALALLDVQMPEMDGFELAETLRGAERTRRIPIIFLTAGTAGRERRFRGYEAGAVDFLQKPIEGDILKSKVEIFVELYEQRRQIAQQRDALQAQTDEIQRTSEALREADHRKDVFLATLAHELRNPMAPIRNGLQILRMAPDSPMAGNVRDMMDRQMTHLVRLVDDLLDVSRVSQGKIELKREHLTLRSVVEAAVETARPVIDQAGHSFALDLPDEELWVDGDLTRLAQIVANLLNNAAKYTPEDGRIGLSLRRDGGQAVLRVSDTGLGIDADMLPRVFELFTQVDRNIHRAQGGLGIGLALAQKLVSLHGGSIHAESEGQNRGSTFELRLPLAPAPQGADNPAGTMQAAKTLNVLVVDDNRESAETTSWMLDLIGHRTRTVHDGVAALDAAANETPDVILLDIGMPGMNGYDVCRELRKRPELHDTVVIAQTGWGQDSDRQAAFDAGFNHHLTKPVNLDSLSRLLAEIQA from the coding sequence ATGATGTCCGCGCCCGTTCCCATTCTGCTGGTCGACGATCTCGACGAGAACCTCCTGGCGCTGGAAGCCCTGCTGCGGCGTGAGGGCCTTCAACTGCTCAAGGCGCGTTCGGGTGTCGAGGCGCTGGAAATCCTGCTCAAACAGGAAGTCGCCCTGGCCCTGCTCGACGTTCAGATGCCGGAGATGGACGGCTTCGAACTGGCCGAAACCTTGCGCGGGGCCGAGCGCACGCGCCGCATCCCTATCATCTTCCTCACCGCCGGCACCGCCGGGCGCGAGCGCCGCTTCCGCGGCTACGAAGCCGGAGCCGTCGATTTTCTGCAAAAGCCCATCGAGGGCGATATCCTCAAATCGAAGGTCGAGATCTTCGTCGAACTGTACGAACAGCGCCGCCAGATCGCCCAGCAACGCGATGCGCTTCAGGCCCAGACGGACGAGATCCAGCGTACGTCGGAAGCCCTGCGCGAGGCCGATCATCGCAAGGACGTCTTCCTCGCCACGCTGGCGCACGAACTGCGCAATCCGATGGCCCCGATCCGCAACGGCCTGCAGATTCTGCGCATGGCCCCGGACAGCCCGATGGCCGGCAATGTGCGCGACATGATGGACCGTCAGATGACGCATCTGGTGCGCCTGGTCGACGATTTGCTCGACGTGTCGCGCGTCAGTCAGGGCAAGATCGAGCTGAAACGCGAGCACCTGACCCTGCGTTCAGTGGTCGAGGCGGCGGTGGAAACGGCCCGCCCCGTGATCGATCAGGCCGGGCACAGCTTTGCGCTCGACCTGCCGGATGAGGAATTGTGGGTCGATGGCGACCTGACGCGACTGGCGCAGATCGTCGCCAACCTGCTCAACAACGCCGCCAAATACACCCCCGAAGACGGGCGCATCGGGCTCAGCCTGCGCCGTGACGGCGGACAGGCCGTACTGCGCGTCAGCGACACCGGTCTCGGCATCGACGCCGACATGCTGCCCAGGGTGTTCGAACTGTTCACCCAGGTCGATCGCAACATCCACCGTGCGCAGGGCGGGCTGGGCATCGGGCTGGCCCTGGCGCAAAAGCTGGTGTCGCTGCATGGCGGCAGCATCCACGCCGAAAGCGAGGGGCAGAACCGCGGTTCGACCTTCGAACTGCGCCTGCCTCTGGCCCCGGCGCCGCAAGGGGCGGATAATCCGGCAGGCACGATGCAGGCGGCGAAGACGCTCAATGTGCTGGTGGTCGACGACAACCGCGAATCCGCTGAAACGACAAGCTGGATGCTGGACCTGATCGGTCACCGCACGCGCACGGTGCACGACGGCGTCGCGGCGCTGGACGCCGCAGCGAACGAAACCCCCGACGTCATATTGCTCGACATCGGCATGCCGGGCATGAACGGCTACGATGTGTGCCGCGAACTGCGCAAGCGCCCTGAACTGCACGATACGGTGGTCATCGCCCAGACCGGCTGGGGGCAGGACAGCGACCGTCAGGCCGCCTTCGACGCCGGCTTCAACCACCACCTGACCAAGCCGGTCAATCTCGACAGCCTGAGCCGGCTGCTGGCGGAAATTCAGGCCTGA
- a CDS encoding DNA topoisomerase IB has product MDGSFPLSETLADASAQAKACGLRYVNDRRPGFTRRRYGKRFVYFDTRGERIEDEKARGRIDRLAIPPAWKDVWICPFANGHIQATGTDARGRKQYRYHTEWRSVRDATKFGHILRFGEVLPRIRAAVRADMGRRTLSREKVLATVVYLLEKTLIRVGNDEYARTNKSYGLTTLKDEHVSVEGQSVRFRFTGKSGKAWNLKLTDRRAAAVIRRLQDLGEQELFAWVDADGRVHDVTSSDVNAYLKEISGEAVTAKDFRTFTGTVLAALALQAFDAFETQTQAKRNLKAAIEDVARRLGNTPAVCRKGYVHPEVINAYLDGALSAQIVDIIDSELSAASELDPDEVMVLAFLKKRLSVQA; this is encoded by the coding sequence ATGGACGGCAGCTTTCCCCTTTCGGAGACCCTGGCGGATGCGAGTGCGCAGGCCAAAGCCTGTGGTCTGCGTTACGTCAATGACCGGCGGCCCGGTTTTACGCGGCGTCGGTACGGCAAGCGCTTCGTCTATTTCGACACCCGCGGCGAGCGGATCGAAGATGAGAAGGCGAGGGGGCGTATAGATCGGCTGGCCATTCCGCCGGCATGGAAGGACGTGTGGATATGCCCCTTTGCCAACGGCCATATTCAGGCCACCGGCACCGACGCCAGGGGACGCAAGCAATACCGCTATCACACCGAATGGCGCAGCGTGCGCGACGCCACCAAGTTCGGCCATATATTGCGCTTCGGCGAGGTGCTGCCACGTATCCGCGCCGCCGTGCGCGCCGATATGGGCAGGCGTACCCTGAGCCGCGAAAAGGTGCTGGCCACCGTCGTCTACCTGCTGGAAAAAACGCTGATCCGCGTCGGCAATGACGAATATGCCCGCACCAACAAATCCTACGGCCTGACCACGCTGAAGGACGAGCACGTCTCGGTCGAGGGGCAGAGCGTGCGTTTCCGCTTCACGGGCAAATCAGGCAAGGCATGGAACCTGAAACTGACCGACCGTCGCGCCGCCGCCGTCATCCGCCGGCTTCAGGACCTGGGCGAGCAGGAATTGTTCGCCTGGGTCGATGCCGATGGCCGGGTGCACGACGTCACCTCTTCGGACGTCAACGCCTATCTGAAAGAAATCAGCGGCGAGGCGGTGACGGCCAAGGATTTCCGCACCTTTACCGGCACGGTTCTGGCGGCGCTGGCGCTGCAGGCCTTCGACGCCTTCGAGACCCAGACCCAGGCCAAGCGCAACCTGAAGGCCGCCATCGAAGACGTGGCGCGGCGGCTCGGCAATACGCCCGCCGTGTGCCGCAAGGGCTACGTCCATCCGGAGGTGATCAACGCTTATCTGGACGGAGCGTTAAGTGCGCAGATCGTCGATATCATCGACTCCGAGCTAAGCGCCGCTTCGGAACTCGACCCCGATGAGGTGATGGTGCTGGCGTTTCTGAAAAAGCGCCTGTCGGTTCAGGCCTGA
- a CDS encoding response regulator — translation MPHRAKIIEQAEKAARLQRADYGVLASLIFVALFFVGTGLISYSNISTLNQNARQVAQTHEVILSLNELLSTVKDAETGQRGYLLTGQDTYLTPYTEAVLAVKERTAAVDNLIKGSSTQEARMVSLKYRVNSKLTELEDTVALRRTQGFDAAASVVRTDKGKADMDQVRVLVAAMQSEERTRRSQRLEEMKAAYTTAVVAVVLTAISGLILTLIIAYLVRRAAEAARRQEWIQAGEVGLSAAAMGEQRVDELGRSLLSYLAEYTGARAGAVFIKDGAILKQVATFGVAGGSDVPDTVKIGEGLVGQVAADGKAVHLIDLPETHLAVGTALGQWRPRHVVVAPAASEGLIDGVIELGFLTPVDNTVLMLMERVAEFVSMAMRSANYRAMQQNLLEETQRQSEELQTQSEELRVNNEELEEQSRALKESHLRLEQQQAELEQTNVQLSEQTRMLELQKDDLNRSAADIMAKAQELEQASRYKSDFLANMSHELRTPLNSSLILAKLLADNRDGNLTEEQVKFARTIQSSGNDLLALINDILDLSKIEAGQMDITAEPVSFRRLASDMTRMFEPLANEKKLSFRVEADENLPELFDSDRQRLEQVLKNLLSNALKFTESGSVVLRISDDDGKVRFAVTDTGIGISEEQQRSIFEAFRQADSTISRKYGGTGLGLSISRELSRLLGGHIELQSEPGQGSTFTLVLPLVYDPQQVAPRDIPLAAPRPPVIETFAETPAAPDLPARPRIPDDRDRLSGDKRLLLAVEDDPSFARILYELAQDLGFQCMIATTAEDAMLIVRQYTPAAVVLDVGLPDHSGLSVLDRLKRDPKTRHIPVHVVSANDYMHAALSMGAIGYMLKPVKREELVDAFTQLETRLEKRMRRVLIVEDDEVQRDSVMALLKTQDVETVAVGTAAECLSELKEHTYDCMVLDLSLPDASGYALLETLSSEQDYAFPPVIVYTGRELSSADEQKLRRYSKSIIIKGAKSPERLLDEVTLFLHQMVSDLSPEQQKMLHKAKGRDNMLEGRRLLVVEDDVRNIYAVTNIFEPLGAIVQIARNGREALDALEAAQASPDTAVDLVLMDVMMPEMDGLTATREIRKRPEWKKLPVIMLTAKAMKDDQERCLEAGANDYMAKPLDVEKLVSLVRVWVPR, via the coding sequence ATGCCACACCGGGCGAAGATTATCGAACAGGCGGAAAAAGCCGCACGTCTCCAGCGCGCTGACTATGGCGTATTGGCCTCACTCATCTTTGTCGCCCTGTTTTTTGTGGGCACCGGGCTTATTTCCTATTCCAATATTTCGACGCTGAATCAGAATGCGCGGCAGGTCGCCCAGACGCACGAAGTGATCCTCAGCCTCAACGAACTGCTGTCGACCGTGAAGGACGCCGAGACCGGTCAGCGCGGCTACCTCCTGACCGGTCAGGACACCTATCTGACCCCTTATACCGAGGCGGTTCTGGCCGTGAAGGAACGCACCGCCGCCGTCGACAACCTGATCAAGGGCTCGTCGACGCAGGAAGCGCGTATGGTCTCGCTCAAATATCGCGTCAATTCCAAGCTGACGGAACTGGAAGACACCGTGGCGCTGCGCCGGACGCAGGGCTTCGACGCCGCGGCCTCAGTGGTGCGTACGGACAAGGGCAAGGCCGACATGGATCAGGTGCGCGTGCTCGTCGCCGCCATGCAGAGCGAAGAGCGCACGCGCCGCAGCCAACGCCTTGAGGAAATGAAAGCGGCCTATACGACCGCTGTTGTCGCTGTGGTGCTGACGGCGATTTCCGGCCTCATCCTGACCCTGATCATCGCCTACCTTGTCCGGCGCGCCGCCGAGGCTGCCCGCCGTCAGGAGTGGATCCAAGCCGGCGAAGTGGGCCTCAGCGCCGCCGCCATGGGCGAACAGCGCGTGGACGAACTGGGCCGCAGCCTGCTGTCCTATCTGGCCGAATATACGGGCGCCAGGGCCGGCGCCGTCTTCATCAAGGACGGCGCCATCCTCAAGCAGGTCGCCACGTTCGGCGTAGCTGGCGGCTCTGACGTTCCCGATACCGTCAAGATCGGCGAAGGGCTGGTGGGGCAGGTCGCCGCCGACGGCAAGGCCGTGCATCTGATCGATCTGCCGGAGACGCATCTGGCTGTCGGCACGGCGCTGGGACAATGGCGTCCGCGGCACGTGGTGGTCGCGCCGGCGGCCTCGGAAGGGCTCATCGACGGCGTGATCGAACTGGGCTTCCTTACGCCGGTCGACAATACCGTGCTCATGCTGATGGAGCGCGTCGCCGAGTTCGTCAGCATGGCCATGCGCTCCGCCAACTATCGGGCCATGCAGCAGAACCTGCTTGAAGAAACCCAGCGGCAGTCCGAGGAGCTTCAGACCCAGTCCGAGGAATTGCGGGTCAATAACGAAGAGCTTGAGGAACAGAGCCGCGCGCTCAAGGAGTCGCATCTGCGCCTCGAACAGCAGCAGGCCGAACTGGAGCAGACCAATGTCCAGTTGTCCGAACAGACGCGTATGCTGGAGTTGCAAAAGGACGATCTGAACCGCAGCGCCGCCGACATCATGGCCAAGGCGCAGGAACTGGAGCAGGCCAGCCGTTACAAGTCCGACTTCCTGGCCAATATGAGCCACGAACTGCGCACGCCCCTCAATTCCTCGCTCATCCTCGCCAAGCTGCTGGCCGACAACCGCGACGGCAATCTGACCGAGGAACAGGTCAAGTTCGCCCGCACCATCCAGTCATCGGGCAATGACCTGCTGGCCCTGATCAACGATATTCTCGACCTGTCTAAGATCGAGGCCGGGCAGATGGACATCACGGCCGAGCCCGTCTCGTTCCGCCGCCTGGCCAGCGATATGACGCGGATGTTCGAGCCGCTGGCCAACGAGAAGAAGCTCAGCTTCCGTGTCGAGGCCGACGAAAATCTGCCGGAACTGTTCGACTCCGACCGGCAGCGTCTGGAGCAAGTGCTGAAGAACCTGCTGTCGAACGCGCTGAAATTCACCGAGAGCGGTTCGGTGGTGCTGCGCATTTCCGATGACGACGGCAAGGTGCGCTTCGCCGTCACCGATACCGGCATCGGCATTTCCGAAGAACAGCAACGCAGCATCTTCGAAGCCTTCCGGCAGGCGGATTCGACCATTTCGCGCAAGTACGGCGGCACGGGTCTCGGTCTGTCGATCTCGCGCGAGTTGTCGCGCCTGTTGGGCGGGCATATCGAGTTGCAGAGCGAGCCGGGTCAGGGCTCGACCTTCACCCTCGTCCTGCCGCTGGTCTATGACCCGCAGCAGGTGGCCCCGCGTGACATTCCGCTGGCGGCGCCCAGACCACCGGTCATCGAAACCTTCGCCGAGACCCCGGCCGCGCCCGATCTGCCGGCGCGCCCGCGCATCCCGGACGACCGCGACCGCCTGTCCGGCGACAAGCGTCTGCTGCTGGCCGTCGAAGACGATCCGTCCTTTGCGCGCATTCTGTATGAGTTGGCGCAGGACCTGGGCTTTCAGTGCATGATCGCCACCACCGCCGAAGACGCCATGCTGATCGTGCGTCAGTACACGCCCGCCGCCGTGGTGCTCGACGTCGGCCTGCCCGACCATTCGGGTCTGTCGGTGCTTGATCGCCTCAAGCGCGACCCGAAGACGCGGCATATCCCCGTGCACGTCGTCTCGGCCAACGACTATATGCACGCCGCCCTGTCTATGGGTGCGATCGGCTATATGCTCAAGCCGGTCAAACGTGAGGAACTGGTCGACGCCTTCACCCAACTCGAAACCCGCCTCGAAAAGCGCATGCGCCGCGTGCTGATCGTCGAGGACGACGAGGTGCAGCGCGACTCGGTCATGGCGCTGCTCAAGACGCAGGACGTGGAAACCGTGGCCGTCGGCACAGCCGCAGAATGTCTCTCCGAGTTGAAGGAGCACACCTACGACTGCATGGTGCTCGACCTCAGCCTACCCGACGCCAGCGGCTATGCCCTGCTGGAGACTCTGTCCAGCGAGCAGGACTACGCCTTCCCGCCGGTCATCGTCTATACGGGCCGTGAGCTGTCCTCCGCCGACGAGCAGAAGTTGCGCCGTTATTCCAAGTCGATCATCATCAAGGGCGCGAAGTCGCCCGAGCGTCTGCTCGACGAAGTGACCCTCTTCCTGCACCAGATGGTCTCCGACCTGTCGCCGGAGCAGCAGAAGATGCTGCACAAGGCCAAGGGCCGCGACAATATGCTGGAGGGCCGTCGTCTGCTGGTGGTCGAGGACGACGTGCGCAATATCTACGCCGTCACCAACATCTTCGAACCGCTGGGGGCCATCGTGCAGATCGCCCGCAACGGCCGCGAAGCGCTCGACGCGCTGGAGGCGGCGCAGGCCTCTCCCGATACCGCCGTCGATCTGGTGCTGATGGACGTCATGATGCCGGAAATGGACGGCCTGACCGCGACGCGCGAAATTCGCAAGCGCCCCGAATGGAAGAAACTGCCCGTCATCATGCTGACCGCCAAGGCGATGAAGGACGATCAGGAACGCTGCCTCGAAGCCGGAGCCAACGACTACATGGCCAAACCGCTCGATGTGGAAAAGCTGGTGTCGCTGGTGCGGGTCTGGGTGCCGCGGTGA
- a CDS encoding response regulator, producing the protein MKILIVEDNEALAQTAGWIIEMLGYDYRISLTPKAALADGEDYRPDVVMMDIGLPGMSGYDLCREMRAKPIHADAVFVAQTGWDEREHREQSAQAGFAHHLTKPVDLQTLENVLNTIAGEMHVRN; encoded by the coding sequence ATGAAAATTCTCATCGTAGAGGACAACGAAGCCTTGGCTCAAACGGCCGGCTGGATCATCGAGATGCTGGGGTATGACTACCGCATAAGCCTGACGCCCAAGGCGGCGCTGGCCGATGGAGAGGACTATCGCCCGGATGTCGTCATGATGGATATTGGCCTGCCCGGTATGAGCGGATACGACCTGTGTCGCGAAATGCGGGCCAAGCCCATCCATGCCGACGCCGTCTTCGTAGCTCAGACCGGCTGGGACGAGCGCGAGCACCGCGAACAGTCGGCCCAGGCCGGTTTTGCGCATCACCTGACCAAGCCCGTGGACCTGCAGACCCTTGAAAACGTTCTGAATACCATAGCCGGCGAAATGCACGTCAGGAACTAG